One window of the Pseudomonas sihuiensis genome contains the following:
- a CDS encoding LysR family transcriptional regulator, which translates to MRFTLRQLQVFVAVAQHESVSRAAQSLALSQSATSTSLTELERQSDCQLFDRAGKRLALNALGRQLLPEAVALIDQAREIERLLGGKSGYGSLHVGATLTVGNYLATLLIGSFMQHHPECRVKLQVHNTAHVVQQIAHYELDLGLIEGDCQHPDIEVQPWVEDELVVFCAPQHPLAQRGSASLEELTHEAWILREQGSGTRLTFDQAMRHHPRNLNIRLELEHTEAIKRAVESGLGIGCISRLALRDAFRRGSLMPVETPELDLRRQFYFIWHKQKYQTAAMREFLEQCRALTAGVSRSDQIVLPPII; encoded by the coding sequence ATGCGATTTACTCTCAGACAACTTCAGGTATTCGTCGCCGTGGCGCAGCATGAAAGCGTCTCGCGCGCCGCGCAATCGCTCGCATTGTCGCAGTCTGCGACCAGCACTTCGCTGACCGAACTGGAACGCCAATCCGACTGCCAGCTGTTCGATCGCGCCGGCAAGCGTCTGGCGCTCAATGCCCTGGGCCGACAGCTACTGCCCGAGGCCGTGGCCCTGATCGACCAGGCGCGCGAAATCGAACGCCTGCTGGGTGGCAAGAGCGGTTATGGCTCACTGCACGTCGGTGCCACCCTGACCGTGGGCAACTATCTGGCCACCCTGCTGATTGGCAGTTTCATGCAGCACCACCCCGAATGCCGGGTGAAGCTACAGGTGCATAACACCGCTCATGTGGTGCAACAGATAGCTCACTACGAGCTGGACCTGGGCTTGATCGAAGGCGACTGCCAGCACCCGGATATCGAGGTGCAGCCCTGGGTCGAGGACGAACTGGTGGTGTTCTGCGCGCCACAACACCCACTGGCCCAGCGCGGCAGTGCCAGCCTGGAAGAGCTGACGCATGAAGCCTGGATTCTGCGTGAACAGGGCTCGGGCACGCGGCTGACCTTCGACCAAGCCATGCGTCATCACCCGCGCAACCTGAATATCCGCCTGGAGCTGGAACACACCGAGGCGATCAAGCGCGCCGTGGAATCCGGCCTGGGCATCGGCTGCATCTCACGCCTGGCGCTGCGCGATGCCTTTCGTCGCGGCAGCCTGATGCCGGTGGAAACTCCGGAACTGGACCTGCGCCGGCAGTTCTACTTCATCTGGCACAAGCAGAAGTACCAGACAGCAGCGATGCGCGAGTTTCTCGAACAGTGTCGCGCACTGACGGCCGGAGTCAGTCGCAGCGATCAGATCGTCCTACCACCGATCATCTGA
- the fpr gene encoding ferredoxin-NADP reductase codes for MSNMNVERVLSVHHWNDTLFSFKCTRDPGLRFENGQFVMIGLQQDNGRPLMRAYSIASPNWEEHLEFFSIKVPDGPLTSQLQHLKEGDEIIISKKPTGTLVLDDLNPGKHLYLLSTGTGLAPFMSVIQDPETYERFEKVILVHGVRYVNEVAYREFITEHLPQNEFFGDALKDKLIYYPTVTREPFENQGRLTDLMRSGKLFADIGLPPINPQDDRAMICGSPSMLDETSEVLDSFGLKISPRMREPGDYLIERAFVEK; via the coding sequence ATGAGCAATATGAACGTCGAGCGCGTGCTCAGCGTCCACCACTGGAACGATACGCTGTTCAGCTTCAAGTGCACCCGTGATCCGGGCCTGCGCTTCGAGAATGGTCAGTTCGTGATGATCGGTCTGCAGCAGGACAATGGCCGCCCGCTGATGCGCGCCTACTCCATCGCCAGCCCGAACTGGGAAGAGCATCTGGAATTCTTCAGCATCAAGGTGCCGGACGGTCCGCTGACCTCGCAGCTGCAGCACCTGAAGGAAGGCGACGAGATCATCATCAGCAAGAAGCCCACCGGCACGCTGGTGCTCGATGATCTCAACCCCGGCAAGCACCTCTATCTGCTCAGCACCGGCACCGGTCTGGCACCGTTCATGAGCGTGATCCAGGACCCGGAAACCTACGAGCGCTTCGAGAAGGTGATCCTGGTTCACGGCGTGCGCTACGTGAACGAAGTGGCCTACCGCGAGTTCATCACTGAGCACCTGCCGCAGAACGAATTCTTCGGTGATGCCCTGAAGGACAAGCTGATCTACTACCCGACCGTGACCCGCGAGCCATTCGAGAACCAGGGCCGTCTGACCGACCTGATGCGCAGCGGCAAACTGTTCGCCGATATCGGCCTGCCGCCGATCAACCCGCAGGACGACCGCGCCATGATCTGTGGCAGCCCGAGCATGCTCGACGAAACCAGCGAAGTGCTCGACAGCTTCGGTCTTAAGATCTCCCCGCGCATGCGTGAGCCGGGGGATTACCTGATCGAGCGTGCCTTCGTCGAGAAGTAA
- a CDS encoding peptidylprolyl isomerase A — translation MLKQLVLATGALLLSTSLLAAENPKVLLTTSLGEVEIELAADKAPISTQNFLKYVDSGFYAGTQFHRVIPGFMVQGGGFDADMRQKDTDAPIKNEADNGLHNVRGTLAMARTQVRDSATSQFFINHKDNAFLDHGSRDFGYAVFGKVTRGMDVVDKIAQVPTGNRGMHQNVPREPVLIIDAKRL, via the coding sequence ATGCTCAAGCAACTCGTTCTCGCCACCGGCGCCCTGCTGCTGTCGACCAGTCTGCTCGCCGCGGAAAACCCCAAGGTGTTGCTGACCACCAGCCTCGGCGAAGTGGAAATCGAACTGGCCGCCGACAAGGCGCCGATCAGCACGCAGAACTTCCTCAAGTACGTCGACAGTGGCTTCTATGCCGGTACCCAGTTCCATCGGGTAATTCCAGGTTTCATGGTCCAGGGCGGCGGTTTCGATGCCGACATGCGCCAGAAGGACACCGACGCACCGATCAAGAACGAGGCCGACAATGGCCTGCACAACGTCCGTGGCACCCTGGCCATGGCTCGCACGCAGGTACGCGATTCGGCCACCAGCCAGTTCTTCATCAACCACAAGGACAACGCCTTCCTCGACCACGGCTCGCGCGACTTCGGTTACGCAGTGTTCGGCAAGGTGACCCGTGGCATGGACGTGGTGGACAAGATCGCCCAGGTCCCCACCGGCAACCGCGGCATGCACCAGAACGTACCGCGCGAGCCAGTGCTGATCATCGACGCCAAGCGTCTTTAA
- a CDS encoding alpha/beta fold hydrolase, whose protein sequence is MPYFDNDGCQLHYEDYGHGAPLLLVHGLGSSTRDWEYQIPVLAQHYRVLALDVRGHGRSDKPREAYRIADFAEDVAALIEHLQLPPVHLVGISMGGMIGFQLGVDRPELLRSLTIVNSGPEVKAKSARDWLEIGKRWTLSRLLSLDTIAKALGKLLFPKPEQAELRRKIEERWPQNDKRAYLASLDAIIGWGVRERLDRITCPTLVISADHDYTPVERKREYVAEMPNARLLVIENSRHATPLDQPERFNNALLAFLGETANKEN, encoded by the coding sequence ATGCCCTACTTCGACAACGACGGCTGCCAGCTGCATTACGAGGACTATGGCCACGGCGCGCCGCTGCTGCTGGTGCATGGCCTGGGTTCGAGCACGCGCGACTGGGAATACCAGATTCCCGTGCTCGCCCAGCATTACCGGGTTCTGGCACTGGACGTGCGCGGCCATGGCCGCTCGGACAAACCACGCGAGGCTTATCGCATCGCCGACTTCGCCGAGGATGTCGCCGCCCTGATCGAACACCTGCAACTGCCCCCGGTGCATCTGGTGGGCATCTCCATGGGCGGCATGATCGGCTTCCAGCTTGGCGTCGACCGCCCCGAGCTGTTGCGCAGCCTGACCATCGTCAACAGCGGCCCGGAGGTGAAGGCCAAGAGTGCGCGGGACTGGCTGGAAATTGGCAAGCGCTGGACGCTGTCGCGCCTGCTCAGCCTGGATACCATCGCCAAGGCGCTGGGCAAGTTGCTGTTCCCCAAGCCCGAGCAGGCCGAATTGCGGCGCAAGATCGAAGAACGCTGGCCGCAGAACGACAAGCGTGCCTACCTCGCCAGCCTCGACGCGATCATCGGCTGGGGCGTGCGGGAACGCCTCGATCGCATCACCTGTCCTACCCTGGTGATCAGCGCCGACCACGACTACACGCCTGTTGAACGCAAGCGCGAGTACGTGGCAGAAATGCCCAACGCGCGCCTGCTGGTGATCGAAAATTCGCGCCATGCCACACCACTGGATCAACCGGAACGCTTTAATAACGCCCTGCTCGCCTTTCTCGGCGAGACTGCCAACAAGGAAAACTGA
- a CDS encoding LysR family transcriptional regulator: MKAPRVTLDQWRTLQAVVDQGGFAQAADVLHRSQSSVSYTVARMQEQLGVPLLRIDGRKAVLTEAGDVLLRRSRQLVKQASQLEDLAHHMEQGWEAEVRLVVDAAYPTANLVRALTAFMPQSRGCRVRLREEVLSGVEEVLLEGTADLAISALNITGHLGIELGEVEFVAVANPEHPLHRLQRELSFQDLEGQMQVVTRDSGRLQPRDAGWLGAEQRWTVGSLPTARTFVSSGLGFAWLPRHLIVRELQDGLLKPLPLTQGAIRKPRFFLYSNKERVLGPATQILIELIKNFDAAPLDAPFAAPQSTN; this comes from the coding sequence ATGAAAGCTCCTCGTGTAACCCTGGATCAATGGCGCACGCTGCAGGCCGTGGTGGATCAGGGCGGTTTCGCCCAGGCTGCCGACGTACTGCACCGCTCGCAATCCTCGGTCAGCTATACCGTGGCGCGCATGCAGGAACAGCTCGGCGTACCGCTGCTGCGCATCGACGGGCGCAAAGCCGTGCTCACCGAGGCAGGCGACGTGCTGCTGCGCCGCTCGCGGCAACTGGTCAAGCAGGCCAGCCAGCTGGAAGATCTGGCTCACCACATGGAACAGGGCTGGGAAGCCGAGGTGCGCCTGGTGGTGGATGCCGCCTACCCCACCGCCAACCTCGTCCGCGCCCTGACCGCCTTCATGCCGCAGAGCCGCGGCTGCCGTGTGCGCCTGCGTGAGGAGGTGCTGTCCGGGGTCGAGGAAGTGCTGCTCGAAGGCACCGCCGACTTGGCCATCAGCGCGCTGAACATCACTGGCCACCTCGGCATCGAACTGGGTGAAGTGGAATTCGTCGCCGTCGCCAACCCGGAACACCCACTGCACCGCCTGCAACGTGAGCTGAGCTTCCAGGATCTGGAAGGCCAGATGCAGGTGGTCACCCGCGACAGTGGCCGACTGCAGCCGCGCGACGCCGGCTGGCTCGGCGCGGAGCAGCGCTGGACGGTAGGTAGCCTGCCGACCGCACGCACCTTCGTCAGCAGCGGCCTGGGCTTCGCCTGGCTGCCGCGCCATCTGATCGTCCGTGAACTGCAGGATGGTCTGCTGAAACCTCTGCCCCTGACTCAGGGTGCTATCCGCAAACCGCGCTTCTTTCTCTACAGCAACAAGGAACGCGTGCTCGGCCCGGCCACGCAGATTCTCATTGAGCTGATCAAGAACTTCGATGCCGCCCCTCTGGACGCGCCCTTCGCCGCACCACAGTCGACCAACTGA
- a CDS encoding FMN-dependent NADH-azoreductase — translation MSRILVIESSARQQGSVSRELAQQFIANWQAAHPADQVQVRDLAAEPVPHLDATLLGGWMTPSEQQNDAEKAALARSNQLTDELLAADVLVLAAPMYNFAIPSTLKAWLDHVLRAGVTFKYTETGPQGLLTGKRAFVLTARGGIYAGSALDHQEPYLRQALAFIGIHDVQFIHAEGLNLGAEFSEKGLAKAKAKLAEVA, via the coding sequence ATGTCCCGTATTCTCGTAATCGAAAGCAGCGCCCGCCAGCAAGGTTCGGTCTCCCGCGAACTGGCCCAGCAATTCATCGCCAACTGGCAGGCTGCGCACCCGGCTGATCAGGTCCAAGTGCGTGATCTGGCGGCCGAGCCGGTACCGCATCTCGACGCCACGCTGCTGGGTGGCTGGATGACTCCGAGCGAGCAGCAGAACGATGCCGAGAAGGCTGCCCTGGCCCGCTCCAATCAACTCACCGATGAGTTGCTGGCTGCCGATGTGCTGGTGCTGGCTGCGCCGATGTACAACTTTGCCATCCCCAGTACCCTCAAGGCCTGGCTGGATCACGTGCTGCGCGCCGGCGTCACCTTCAAGTACACCGAAACCGGCCCTCAGGGCCTGCTGACCGGCAAGCGTGCCTTCGTGCTCACCGCACGTGGTGGTATCTACGCCGGTAGCGCGCTGGATCATCAGGAGCCCTACCTGCGCCAGGCACTGGCCTTCATCGGTATCCATGACGTGCAGTTCATCCATGCCGAAGGCCTGAACCTGGGCGCCGAGTTCAGCGAAAAAGGCCTGGCCAAGGCCAAGGCCAAGCTGGCTGAAGTGGCCTGA
- a CDS encoding carboxylate/amino acid/amine transporter, which translates to MRYLLIVTLLWAFSFSLIGEYLAGRVDSYFAVLTRIVIAGLLFVPLTRWRGHAPAFVRGMLLIGALQFGITYVCLYLSFSVLTVPEVLLFTILTPLHVTLIEDALNRRFNPWALLAALVAVLGAGIIRYDGISSGFLLGFLLLQVANFTFAAGQVLYKHLLLKHPSTEPQYKRFGFFYLGALLIALPAFLLLGNGERLPNTALQWSVLVWLGVLASGLGLYWWNKGASLVDGGTLAVMNNALVPAGLLVNLLFWNHDADLLRLALGGVVIAASLPLVNLGRTRRTPAEVH; encoded by the coding sequence GTGCGATATCTGCTGATAGTGACCCTGCTGTGGGCGTTTTCCTTCAGCCTGATCGGTGAGTACCTGGCCGGTCGGGTCGACAGCTATTTTGCGGTGCTGACGCGCATCGTCATTGCCGGCTTGCTGTTCGTGCCGCTGACCCGCTGGCGCGGTCATGCTCCGGCGTTCGTGCGCGGCATGCTGCTGATCGGCGCCCTGCAGTTCGGCATCACCTACGTGTGCCTGTACCTGAGCTTCTCGGTGCTCACGGTGCCGGAGGTGCTGCTGTTCACCATCCTCACGCCGCTGCATGTGACGCTGATCGAGGATGCCCTCAATCGCCGATTCAACCCCTGGGCACTACTGGCTGCGCTGGTGGCGGTGCTGGGCGCCGGGATCATCCGCTACGACGGTATCAGCAGCGGTTTTTTGCTCGGTTTCCTGTTGTTGCAGGTGGCCAACTTCACCTTCGCCGCCGGGCAGGTGCTGTACAAGCATCTGCTGCTCAAACACCCCTCCACCGAGCCGCAATACAAGCGTTTTGGTTTTTTCTACCTGGGCGCGCTGCTGATCGCGCTGCCGGCCTTCCTGCTGCTGGGCAACGGCGAGCGACTGCCGAACACCGCATTGCAGTGGAGCGTGCTGGTGTGGCTTGGTGTGCTGGCGTCCGGATTGGGGCTGTACTGGTGGAATAAAGGCGCCAGCCTGGTCGATGGTGGCACCCTGGCGGTGATGAACAATGCACTGGTGCCTGCCGGCTTGCTGGTCAATCTGCTGTTCTGGAATCACGACGCTGACCTGTTGCGCCTGGCCCTGGGCGGTGTGGTGATTGCCGCTTCGCTACCGCTGGTCAATCTGGGGCGCACGCGTCGTACGCCTGCCGAGGTGCACTGA
- the rarD gene encoding EamA family transporter RarD, with protein sequence MQLSGRGVALSVGASMLFAVLPGYVQWLTPLDGVQIFAQRVLWSIPLVLLLVLLARQTSLLRETFVRLRREPLLLAACPLAAALIGVQWGLFLWAPLAGHMLEVSMGYFLLPLAMVLTGRLFYGERLRPLQQLAVTCAMLGVLHELWRTQAFSWLTLITALGYPPYFMLRRWMRLDALSGFVLEMLVLAPLAIWLIIAYGPVGAFSDRPLLWLLVPVMALIGTLAFAAYMASSRLLPLGLFGILSYVEPVLLFVVALLVLGERFDSGQWLTYLPIWGAVLLVGWDSARLLRKQQRESIRPR encoded by the coding sequence ATGCAACTGTCCGGGCGGGGTGTGGCCTTATCGGTTGGCGCGTCGATGCTGTTTGCCGTGTTGCCTGGCTACGTGCAGTGGCTGACGCCGCTCGATGGCGTGCAGATATTCGCTCAGCGCGTGCTCTGGTCTATTCCCCTGGTCTTGCTGCTGGTGCTGCTGGCGCGGCAGACCAGCTTGCTGCGCGAGACCTTCGTGCGTCTGCGTCGCGAGCCGCTGTTGCTGGCCGCCTGCCCGCTGGCAGCGGCGCTGATCGGCGTGCAGTGGGGGCTGTTTCTCTGGGCTCCATTGGCCGGGCACATGCTGGAAGTGTCCATGGGCTACTTCCTGCTGCCGTTGGCCATGGTGCTGACCGGCCGACTGTTCTACGGCGAGCGCCTGCGCCCGCTGCAGCAGTTGGCGGTGACCTGCGCCATGCTCGGCGTGCTGCACGAGTTGTGGCGTACCCAGGCGTTTTCCTGGCTGACGCTGATCACCGCGCTGGGTTACCCGCCTTATTTCATGCTGCGCCGCTGGATGCGCCTGGATGCGTTGTCCGGTTTCGTGCTGGAGATGCTGGTGCTGGCACCGTTGGCGATCTGGCTGATCATCGCGTACGGGCCGGTGGGGGCGTTCAGCGATCGTCCCCTGCTGTGGCTGCTGGTACCGGTGATGGCGTTGATCGGCACCCTGGCGTTCGCCGCTTACATGGCATCGAGCCGGTTGTTGCCCTTGGGGCTGTTCGGCATTCTCAGTTACGTCGAGCCGGTTCTGTTGTTCGTCGTGGCGCTGCTGGTGCTGGGCGAGCGCTTCGACAGCGGGCAATGGCTGACCTATCTACCGATCTGGGGAGCTGTGCTGCTGGTCGGCTGGGACAGCGCTCGGCTGCTGCGCAAGCAGCAGCGCGAGAGCATCAGGCCACGTTGA
- a CDS encoding dihydrofolate reductase family protein, whose translation MNPSLIYHVTSSLDGYIARPDGRIDWFDSLRQADEEYAFQYFYSGINALLMGRGTYEALLKRGGPWPYPGKPCVVLTRLALPRAADEIQLTHCTPAQAVAALNEAGFQRIWLVGGSLLAGNCYTAGLIDEVVINLVPHLLGAGIPLLATGMERSLTLSDQRRFNSGTLQVHYRVQKQANVRTQIPAPRINVA comes from the coding sequence ATGAACCCGTCACTGATCTATCACGTCACTTCGAGCCTCGATGGCTATATCGCTCGCCCCGATGGTCGCATCGACTGGTTCGACTCGCTACGCCAGGCCGATGAAGAATATGCCTTTCAGTACTTCTACTCCGGCATCAACGCACTGTTGATGGGCCGAGGCACTTACGAGGCCCTCCTCAAGCGCGGCGGCCCATGGCCCTACCCCGGCAAACCCTGCGTGGTGCTGACTCGCCTCGCCCTGCCGCGCGCCGCAGACGAAATCCAGCTAACCCACTGTACGCCTGCTCAAGCCGTGGCGGCATTGAACGAAGCCGGCTTCCAGCGTATCTGGCTGGTCGGTGGCAGCCTGCTGGCGGGTAACTGCTACACCGCCGGGCTGATCGACGAGGTGGTGATCAACCTGGTGCCGCACCTGCTCGGCGCCGGTATCCCACTGCTGGCCACGGGCATGGAACGCAGCCTGACCCTGAGCGACCAACGCCGCTTCAACAGTGGCACCCTGCAGGTACATTATCGGGTGCAGAAGCAGGCCAATGTGCGGACGCAGATCCCCGCGCCGCGTATCAACGTGGCCTGA
- a CDS encoding anti-virulence regulator CigR family protein codes for MPIKPQTTLSIGLCVLLAASPVLANPPPGKGKPGQHDGVQIDLRGPTVDVGRVRIILGDNRQLIGPTSSLPPGIAKNLARGKPLPPGIAKNFDSRLISRLPYYEGYEWKQIGRDVVLVAIATGIVYEILRNVLD; via the coding sequence ATGCCCATCAAACCCCAGACCACTCTCAGTATCGGCCTGTGCGTCCTGTTGGCCGCATCGCCAGTGCTTGCCAACCCGCCTCCTGGCAAAGGCAAACCGGGCCAGCATGATGGCGTCCAGATCGATCTGCGCGGCCCGACCGTGGATGTTGGAAGGGTGCGCATCATCCTCGGCGACAATCGCCAATTGATCGGCCCGACCTCCTCTCTGCCACCGGGCATTGCCAAGAACCTGGCCCGCGGCAAGCCGCTGCCACCGGGTATCGCCAAGAACTTCGACAGCCGCCTGATCTCGCGCCTGCCCTATTACGAGGGCTACGAATGGAAGCAGATCGGCCGTGACGTGGTGCTGGTCGCCATCGCGACCGGGATCGTCTACGAAATTCTGCGTAACGTTCTCGACTGA
- a CDS encoding DEAD/DEAH box helicase produces MFAQFALHERLLKAVAELNFVEPTPVQAAAIPPALEGKDLRVIAQTGSGKTAAFVLPLLNRLLGDGNSQQRVSIRALILLPTRELAQQTLKEVERFAQFTFLKAGLVTGGEDFKVQAAMMRKIDILIGTPGRLIEHANAGNLPLNEVEVLVFDEADRMLDMGFAEDAQRLAEACGPHQTLLFSATTGGNGLREMVAKVLKDPQHLMLNSVSQLNEGTRQQIITADHNYHKEQLVDWLLTNEAYDKAIVFTNTRVQADRLYGKLVTAGIKAFVLHGEKDQKDRKLAIDRLRQGAVKVLVATDVAARGLDVEGLDLVINFDMPRSGDEYVHRIGRTGRAGGEGLAVSLICHTDWNLMSSIERYLKQRFERRTIKELKGIYQGPKNLKASGKAAGSKKKKTEKKDPKKATASKRKTGPRPAGKPSVLVSADGSAPLKRKKPAAE; encoded by the coding sequence GTGTTTGCCCAATTCGCCCTGCATGAACGCCTGCTGAAAGCCGTGGCCGAGCTTAATTTCGTCGAGCCTACTCCGGTGCAGGCGGCAGCGATTCCGCCTGCGCTGGAGGGCAAGGACCTGCGGGTGATCGCCCAGACCGGCAGTGGCAAGACCGCCGCTTTCGTCCTGCCGTTGCTCAATCGCCTGCTCGGTGATGGCAACTCGCAGCAGCGCGTGAGCATTCGTGCACTGATCCTGCTACCGACCCGCGAGTTGGCGCAGCAGACGCTGAAGGAAGTCGAACGCTTCGCTCAGTTCACCTTCCTCAAGGCCGGCCTGGTGACCGGTGGCGAGGACTTCAAGGTGCAAGCCGCGATGATGCGCAAGATCGATATTCTGATCGGCACGCCGGGCCGTCTGATCGAGCACGCCAACGCCGGCAACCTGCCGCTGAACGAGGTCGAGGTGCTGGTGTTCGACGAGGCCGACCGCATGCTCGACATGGGCTTCGCCGAGGACGCCCAGCGCCTGGCCGAGGCCTGCGGCCCGCACCAGACCTTGCTGTTCTCCGCTACCACTGGCGGCAATGGCCTGCGCGAGATGGTCGCCAAGGTGCTCAAGGACCCGCAGCACCTGATGCTCAACAGCGTCAGCCAGCTCAATGAGGGTACTCGCCAGCAGATCATCACGGCCGACCATAACTACCACAAGGAGCAACTGGTCGACTGGTTGCTGACCAACGAGGCCTATGACAAGGCCATCGTCTTCACCAACACCCGTGTGCAGGCCGATCGTCTCTACGGCAAGCTGGTGACCGCCGGGATCAAGGCTTTCGTGCTACATGGCGAGAAAGACCAGAAGGATCGCAAGCTGGCCATCGACCGTTTGCGCCAGGGAGCAGTCAAGGTCCTGGTGGCCACCGACGTGGCCGCGCGCGGTCTGGATGTCGAGGGCCTGGATCTGGTGATCAACTTCGACATGCCGCGTTCCGGCGACGAGTACGTGCACCGCATCGGTCGTACCGGCCGTGCCGGCGGCGAAGGCCTGGCGGTATCGCTGATCTGCCACACCGATTGGAACCTGATGTCGAGCATCGAGCGCTACCTCAAGCAGCGTTTCGAGCGTCGCACCATCAAGGAGCTGAAAGGCATCTACCAGGGGCCGAAGAACCTCAAGGCGTCCGGCAAGGCAGCTGGTAGCAAGAAGAAAAAGACCGAGAAGAAAGACCCGAAGAAAGCCACCGCCTCCAAGCGCAAGACCGGCCCGCGTCCGGCTGGCAAACCTTCTGTGCTGGTCAGCGCCGATGGCAGCGCGCCGCTCAAGCGCAAGAAGCCGGCTGCTGAGTAA
- a CDS encoding ABC transporter ATP-binding protein — MLFRRFESLIDVFKPSPDVAPPTGMLCFYGHYLKQVWPLMLAVLIIGFFAALIEVALFSFLGQLIDMAQASTDASSFFSEHQNELLWMLLVALIIRPVVFGLHNLLTHQAVNPGLTNLIRWQNHRYVLKQSLSFFQNDFAGRIAQRVMQTGPSLRDSAMQVIDALWHVVVYAGSALYLFAAADLRLVVPLSLWIVGYSAALWYFVPRIKARSAAASSARSKVMGRVVDGYSNIATLKLFAHSQEEESYAREAMQDLLDKFRLQSRTITALDFLITCLNGVLIVGTGALALWLWSQSLITTGAIALALGLVIRINNMAEWIMWVVNGIFENVGTVQDGMQSIVQPRLVLDHADAKPLQVTQGGVRFEDIHFHYGKKGGVISGLDIAIAPGEKIGLVGPSGAGKSTLVNLLLRLYDLESGRILIDDQDIATVTQESLRANIGVVTQDTALLHRSIRENLRYGKPDASDDELWQAVRKARADAFIPTLDDSQGGRGMDAQVGERGVKLSGGQRQRIAIARVLLKDAPILVLDEATSALDSEVEAAIQESLDSLMEGKTVIAIAHRLSTIARMDRLVVIDQGQVIETGTHAELIAHGGLYARLWQHQTGGFVGVE, encoded by the coding sequence ATGCTGTTTCGCCGCTTCGAATCCCTGATCGACGTCTTCAAACCAAGCCCCGACGTCGCCCCGCCAACCGGTATGCTGTGCTTCTACGGCCACTACCTGAAACAGGTGTGGCCGCTGATGCTGGCGGTGCTGATCATCGGCTTCTTCGCCGCCCTGATCGAGGTCGCGCTGTTCAGCTTCCTCGGCCAGTTGATCGACATGGCCCAGGCCAGCACGGATGCCAGCAGTTTCTTCAGCGAGCACCAGAACGAGCTGCTGTGGATGCTGCTGGTGGCGCTGATCATCCGCCCCGTGGTGTTCGGCCTGCACAACCTGCTCACGCACCAGGCAGTCAATCCGGGCCTGACCAACCTGATTCGCTGGCAGAACCACCGCTACGTACTCAAGCAAAGCCTGAGCTTCTTCCAGAACGACTTCGCCGGGCGCATCGCCCAGCGCGTGATGCAGACCGGCCCCTCGCTGCGTGACTCGGCTATGCAGGTGATCGACGCGCTGTGGCATGTGGTGGTCTATGCCGGCAGCGCGCTGTACCTGTTCGCCGCCGCCGATCTGCGCCTGGTGGTACCGCTGTCGTTGTGGATAGTCGGCTACAGCGCGGCGCTCTGGTACTTCGTGCCGCGCATCAAGGCGCGCTCGGCCGCCGCGTCCTCGGCGCGCTCGAAGGTCATGGGGCGCGTGGTCGATGGTTACAGCAACATCGCCACGCTCAAGCTGTTCGCCCACTCGCAGGAAGAGGAAAGCTACGCCCGCGAAGCCATGCAGGATCTGCTCGACAAGTTCCGCCTGCAGTCACGCACCATCACTGCGCTGGATTTTCTCATCACCTGCCTGAACGGCGTACTGATCGTCGGCACCGGTGCCCTGGCCCTGTGGCTGTGGAGCCAGTCGCTGATCACTACCGGCGCCATCGCCCTGGCGCTGGGCTTGGTGATCCGCATCAACAACATGGCCGAATGGATCATGTGGGTGGTCAACGGCATCTTCGAGAACGTCGGCACCGTGCAGGACGGTATGCAGAGCATCGTTCAACCACGCCTGGTGCTCGACCACGCAGATGCCAAACCGCTGCAGGTGACGCAGGGCGGCGTGCGTTTCGAGGACATCCACTTCCACTACGGCAAGAAGGGCGGCGTGATCAGCGGCCTGGACATCGCCATTGCACCCGGCGAGAAAATCGGCCTGGTCGGCCCCTCCGGCGCCGGCAAGTCGACCCTGGTCAACCTGCTGCTGCGCCTGTACGACCTGGAAAGCGGACGCATCCTGATCGACGATCAGGACATCGCCACGGTGACTCAGGAAAGCCTGCGCGCCAACATCGGCGTGGTGACCCAGGACACCGCCCTGCTGCACCGTTCGATCCGTGAAAACCTGCGCTACGGCAAACCCGATGCCAGCGACGACGAGCTCTGGCAAGCAGTACGCAAGGCCCGCGCCGATGCCTTCATCCCCACCCTCGATGACAGCCAGGGCGGACGCGGCATGGATGCTCAGGTCGGTGAACGCGGCGTGAAGCTGTCCGGTGGTCAGCGTCAGCGCATTGCCATCGCCCGCGTGCTGCTCAAGGACGCGCCGATTCTGGTGCTGGACGAAGCCACCTCGGCACTGGACTCGGAAGTGGAGGCGGCCATTCAGGAAAGCCTGGACAGCCTGATGGAAGGCAAGACGGTGATCGCCATCGCCCACCGCCTGTCGACCATCGCACGGATGGATCGGCTGGTGGTGATAGACCAGGGGCAGGTCATCGAAACCGGCACCCACGCCGAGCTGATCGCCCACGGCGGTCTGTATGCACGCCTGTGGCAGCACCAGACCGGCGGTTTTGTCGGGGTGGAGTGA